A window of Nicotiana tabacum cultivar K326 chromosome 24, ASM71507v2, whole genome shotgun sequence contains these coding sequences:
- the LOC107811230 gene encoding peptide chain release factor PrfB3, chloroplastic: MAKMTVDPFSVQAEASCSSSPSTVGSSRIFAFRIRAYNNQHIDDKNRFYKELGTFALKRKIEDLVLRAEMLTPTALEFEEARRLKQEEVIREYDLWDDVAKSDEDLVQLAENARAIDSLKDLRYKAEEAKLITELAGMDSISYEFLKQAYTACVSVNKSLDKYELSKLLREPYDMEGACVTIESGNEGIYSEIWAEQLTRMYIKWAEKQGHKARIVEKQDSESVGIKYAMIELEFKSAYGYLSGERGIHYMSGSSENKFDLSKVIKPDELKAGTAAVDVIPLFLESSPDLSIDENNLEITTQPSYEEKQSNTSPSLTIQHIPTGLQVRSTGERSRFANKLKALNRLKAKLLIVMREQGVSDLASVRSSAISSSWNQVARRYVFHPNKLVEDIKTGIQLSDLTAVLNGNIEPFIGAHINSRRHEIP, encoded by the exons ATGGCTAAAATGACTGTTGACCCTTTTTCTGTACAAGCAGAAGCTAGTTGTTCCTCTTCTCCTTCAACTGTTGGAAGCTCAAGGATATTTGCTTTCAGAATTAGAGCTTATAATAATCAGCATATAGATGACAAGAACAGGTTCTACAAAGAGCTTG GTACATTTGCTTTGAAAAGGAAGATTGAAGATTTGGTACTCCGTGCTGAGATGTTGACACCAACAGCTCTAGAATTTGAAGAAGCAAGACGCCTCAAACAGGAAGAGGTTATTCGTGAATATGATTTGTGGGATGATGTAGCCAAGTCAGATGAAGACCTTGTTCAATTAGCTGAGAACGCCAGAGCCATTGATTCCCTCAAAGACCTTAGATACAAG GCTGAAGAAGCTAAGCTGATTACAGAGCTGGCAGGAATGGATTCTATCAGCTATGAGTTTTTAAAGCAGGCCTATACAGCCTGTGTCAGTGTGAATAAGTCATTAGATAAGTATGAACTATCCAAACTTCTTAGGGAACCATATGATATGGAGGGAGCATGTGTCACCATTGAATCTGGAAATGAGGGCATTTACTCAGAG ATTTGGGCAGAACAACTGACAAGAATGTATATCAAATGGGCCGAAAAGCAAGGTCATAAGGCGAGGATTGTTGAGAAACAAGATTCAGAGAGTGTTGGTATCAAATATGCGATGATTGAGTTAGAGTTCAAGTCAGCATATGGCTATCTTTCAGGGGAAAGAGGAATCCATTACATGAGTGGAAGTTCTGAAAACAAATTCGATCTCTCAAAG GTTATCAAGCCTGATGAATTGAAGGCTGGAACTGCTGCTGTTGATGTTATTCCTCTTTTTCTTGAATCATCCCCTGACCTCTCAATTGATGAAAACAATCTAGAAATCACGACACAGCCATCATATGAAGAGAAACAGAGCAACACTTCGCCTTCACTCACCATTCAACATATTCCAACAGGATTGCAAGTCCGATCAACAG GTGAAAGAAGCCGGTTTGCAAATAAGCTGAAAGCCCTCAATAGATTAAAGGCAAAGCTTCTCATTGTAATGAGGGAGCAAGGAGTCTCCGACTTGGCTAGCGTTAGAAGTAGTGCTATCTCTAGTAGCTGGAATCAAGTGGCCAGAAGGTATGTATTTCACCCAAACAAACTGGTAGAAGATATAAAGACGGGCATCCAATTGTCTGACCTTACTGCTGTGTTAAACGGAAATATTGAACCATTTATCGGTGCCCACATCAATAGTAGACGACATGAAATCCCATGA
- the LOC107811229 gene encoding uncharacterized protein LOC107811229, with product MSSELKPLSPSEWENLIDDYNHGGVARLLRWTSTNYAAIPLFNLTLSSLLRKDLPHNLKLQLLIFLEEQQYNNQNDVVSSTFPNRLLETLRSVIQSPNDGVSTSFALKEQFLISSTSIFINSVSFPLNSVNSSFITPFESLIELLLTIINRPNHSVDRQTRSIACECLRELEIAFPCLLCEIGSHLWSLCQSERTHAGQSYVLLLVTVVYNIVKLKPHVSFSNSSSTLVPFTVPRFLVDENCKDEVFVGGELSDLSNRELRRVISFLFEWPQNLTPWGLLEFMDKSLPVAAALDLQGSLLKVQFSGLLYTYDPLLWHAYLVMYLSFMDSFEGQELEIASRLLLLSKESQHHLSFRLLVLYWLVGLIRLVLKRNVEKRKNVVDMSLSFYPSVFDPLALKSLKLDLLAYCSALMDNEKGVVSAKGSSEMTKEKLLEDGLVCVSAFKWLPPWSMETSVAIRAIYKFLIGQSHSDNDSISNKILVEPTILHTVQRTLIDSLSEYRGLVPVIVGFTDRLLTCHKHRWLGERLLKTFDDHLLPKLKIDYKLVSYFSILERIAESDKVSSIGLMEILTKFMAFLVEKHGPDTGLRSWGHGSKVLGICRTMILHQHSSKLFVGLSRLLSFTCLYFPDLEIRDNARIYLRMLICVPGKKLRDILNSGDQLPGISPSTHSSSFFSVQSPRISHDPKKSRSISSCMHLERVVPLLVKQSWSLSLSTLGLDAKKPSYIEPIKDNVSPSEQSEFDKITDITVISEANRHSQPPEPLRVMDSKISQIVEILRKHFSFIPDLRHMPGFKIKIPCALRFESEPFSRIWGINMLANGVDTLPALYATALKFSSAAPYGSIPSCHIPFLLGQLPKSFYSFNQTNSLDIIPVENVSETSGDDKSFKAPVLIELEPQDPVPGLVDVFIETNADNGQIIRGQLHNITVGIEDMFLKAIVPEDTPEDAVCRYYVDLFSALWEACGASTSTGRETFVLKGGKGVAAISGTRSVKLLEVPVASLIQAVERSLAPFVVCVTGDPLTSLVKERGVIRDVEWNEVTLGTSSTDDTISESSIVGGPLYLKYKDDEDEGGGYVQISKKNLGSIQILIFLPPRFHLLFQMEVSDTSTLVRIRTDHWPCLAYVDDYLEALFC from the exons ATGTCATCGGAACTCAAACCCTTATCGCCTTCAGAATGGGAAAATCTAATCGACGACTACAACCACGGCGGCGTAGCACGGCTACTCCGGTGGACTTCCACCAACTACGCCGCCATTCCTCTCTTTAACCTCACACTTTCATCACTCCTCCGCAAAGACCTCCCTCACAATCTCAAACTCCAACTCCTCATCTTCCTCGAAGAACAACAATACAAcaaccaaaacgacgtcgtttcatccACTTTCCCTAACCGTCTCCTCGAAACTCTAAGATCAGTCATCCAATCGCCAAACGACGGCGTTTCAACTTCATTCGCGCTCAAAGAACAGTTCCTCATCTCGTCCACTTCGATTTTCATCAATTCCGTTAGTTTCCCGTTAAATTCTGTTAATTCGAGTTTTATTACTCCGTTTGAAAGCTTAATTGAGCTTCTGTTGACTATTATCAACCGGCCGAATCATAGCGTTGACCGACAAACCCGGTCGATCGCCTGTGAATGCTTACGCGAGTTAGAAATTGCTTTTCCTTGTTTACTTTGTGAAATTGGATCACATCTATGGAGTTTGTGCCAAAGTGAACGTACTCATGCTGGCCAAAGCTATGTATTATTGTTAGTTACTGTTGTTTATAACATCGTGAAATTAAAACCTCATGTATCGTTTAGTAATTCTTCGAGTACGTTGGTTCCGTTTACTGTACCGAGGTTTTTAGTAGATGAAAATTGTAAAGATGAGGTTTTTGTAGGGGGGGAGTTATCAGATTTGAGTAATAGGGAGTTAAGGAGAGTGATCTCATTTTTGTTTGAATGGCCGCAAAATTTGACTCCATGGGGTCTCTTGGAGTTTATGGACAAGTCATTGCCAGTTGCTGCAGCTTTAGATTTGCAGGGGTCTTTGTTGAAGGTTCAGTTTTCAGGGTTGCTTTATACGTACGATCCTTTGTTATGGCATGCTTATTTGGTCATGTATTTAAGCTTTATGGACTCGTTCGAAGGGCAAGAGTTGGAAATCGCGAGTCGACTCTTGTTGTTATCGAAAGAATCTCAGCATCATTTGTCTTTCCGGTTGCTGGTGCTGTATTGGTTAGTTGGATTGATACGGTTGGTATTGAAGAGGAATGTGGAGAAAAGGAAGAATGTCGTTGATATGAGCTTGAGCTTTTATCCGTCAGTGTTTGATCCGCTTGCTTTGAAATCATTGAAGCTTGACTTGCTTGCCTATTGTTCTGCTTTGATGGATAATGAAAAAGGAGTAGTGAGTGCAAAGGGAAGTTCGGAAATGACTAAGGAGAAGTTACTTGAAGACGGCCTTGTTTGTGTATCAGCTTTTAAATGGTTGCCTCCTTGGAGTATGGAGACTTCTGTGGCAATTCGTGCTATCTATAAGTTTTTGATTGGGCAGTCTCATTCAGACAATGATTCTATCTCCAATAAAATCCTAGTGGAGCCAACGATCCTCCACACTGTGCAG AGAACACTTATAGACTCTTTATCTGAATATAGAGGATTAGTTCCTGTCATTGTTGGTTTTACTGACCGCTTATTGACATGTCACAAGCACCGGTGGTTGGGGGAACGCCTACTTAAGACATTTGATGACCACTTGCTTCCAAAACTCAAGATAGATTACAAATTGGTATCTTACTTCTCTATATTGGAAAGGATTGCTGAGAGTGATAAAGTTTCTTCTATTGGGTTAATGGAGATCCTTACCAAGTTCATGGCATTTCTTGTCGAAAAACATGGTCCAGATACAGGATTAAGGTCTTGGGGTCACGGGAGTAAAGTTCTTGGAATTTGTCGAACTATGATCCTGCATCAACATAGTTCCAAATTATTTGTTGGGTTATCTCGTCTTTTATCATTCACTTGTCTTTATTTCCCAGATCTGGAGATTCGTGACAATGCCAG AATTTACCTGCGGATGCTGATTTGTGTTCCTGGGAAAAAGCTAAGAGACATTCTAAACAGTGGGGACCAGCTTCCTGGAATTTCTCCATCTACTCATTCCAGCTCTTTCTTCAGTGTTCAGTCTCCTAGAATTTCTCACGACCCTAAGAAATCCAGGAGTATTTCATCCTGCATGCATCTTGAGCGCGTGGTGCCATTGTTGGTTAAACAATCTTGGTCTTTGTCCCTGTCAACTCTGGGACTTGATGCCAAGAAACCTAGTTATATAGAACCCATCAAGGACAATGTGTCCCCAAGTGAGCAAAGTGAGTTTGACAAAATTACTGATATTACGGTGATCTCTGAAGCCAATAGGCACAGTCAGCCTCCGGAGCCATTACGTGTTATGGATTCAAAGATTTCGCAGATTGTTGAAATCTTGAGGAAGCATTTTTCATTTATTCCCGACTTAAGACACATGCCAGgtttcaagattaaaatacctTGTGCTCTAAGGTTTGAGTCAGAGCCTTTCAGTCGCATTTGGGGAATCAATATGCTAGCTAATGGAGTTGACACCCTTCCTGCCTTATATGCAACTGCGCTCAAGTTCTCTTCTGCTGCGCCATACGGCTCTATTCCATCATGCCACATTCCTTTTCTTCTAGGTCAACTCCCCAAAAGTTTCTATTCGTTTAACCAGACAAATTCCCTTGATATTATCCCTGTGGAGAATGTATCTGAAACTTCTGGAGATGACAAAAGCTTCAAAGCTCCTGTTCTGATTGAATTGGAACCACAGGATCCAGTACCTGGTCTTGTTGATGTTTTCATTGAAACAAATGCGGACAATGGTCAGATCATTAGAGGACAGCTGCATAACATTACAGTAGGAATTGAAGATATGTTTCTCAAAGCTATTGTTCCAGAAGACACGCCTGAAGATGCAGTATGTCGATATTATGTGGATCTGTTTAGTGCCTTGTGGGAAGCATGTGGTGCATCAACCAGCACTGGGcgggagacatttgtacttaaaGGAGGTAAAGGGGTTGCAGCAATCAGTGGTACTCGCTCCGTGAAGCTACTGGAGGTTCCTGTGGCATCTTTGATCCAAGCCGTAGAGCGATCCTTGGCACCTTTTGTTGTATGTGTAACCGGTGATCCTCTAACCAGCCTCGTGAAGGAGAGAGGAGTTATAAGGGATGTTGAATGGAATGAGGTGACTTTGGGTACCTCTTCCACTGATGATACCATCTCAGAATCTAGTATAGTTGGGGGGCCCCTTTACCTCAAGTACAAGGATGATGAAGATGAGGGAGGGGGTTATGTCCAAATTAGTAAGAAAAACCTTGGATcaattcagatcttaatattccTTCCACCAAGATTTCATCTCCTTTTTCAGATGGAGGTTTCTGATACTTCTACATTAGTCCGAATTAGAACGGATCACTGGCCATGCCTTGCTTATGTTGATGACTATTTGGAAGCTTTATTTTGCTAA
- the LOC107811228 gene encoding putative protein phosphatase 2C 55: protein MAACISSLGHEHSFKKFNEVFKLPQKRYVDFCNDNYQLENYSNKRLKFSHDNPSPKLLTASSFDEERPKEDPKKPQLGYDQYSFKKFDQVLGLPDSRGSTTVGLSCHSPITQVVQGTELSHCSNKLPYLKMVAGSLYLPKENPTKSRGEDAHFIHKLYQTIGVADGVGGWASKGVDAGIYARELMRNSLIAIDINEPKGTAVNPKRILQAAYKNTNSEGSSTACIISLDSEKNTLCAANVGDSGFFLIRNGRVIYKSPIQQRRFNCPYQLGNAKDNPRVAQEMEIIVEKDDVLVVGTDGLLDNMNESEIEELVQRGIDVKLKPKELASQIGNVALYNSFDRFADTPFGRAAEREWLSHRGGKVDDITVIVACIQ, encoded by the coding sequence ATGGCTGCATGCATATCATCATTAGGTCATGAACATTCATTTAAGAAGTTTAATGAAGTTTTCAAGCTGCCACAGAAGAGGTACGTCGACTTTTGTAACGATAATTATCAACTGGAAAATTACAGCAACAAGAGACTCAAATTTAGTCATGACAACCCTAGTCCAAAACTTTTGACTGCATCATCTTTTGACGAAGAACGTCCCAAAGAAGACCCAAAGAAACCACAATTAGGTTATGATCAATATTCATTCAAGAAGTTTGATCAAGTTCTCGGGCTGCCCGATTCACGAGGTTCTACCACTGTAGGTCTCAGTTGCCATTCTCCTATTACTCAAGTCGTCCAAGGGACAGAACTCTCGCACTGTAGTAACAAATTACCATACCTAAAAATGGTGGCTGGATCTTTATATTTACCCAAAGAAAACCCAACAAAATCACGAGGTGAAGATGCTCACTTTATCCACAAATTATACCAAACAATTGGTGTAGCAGATGGCGTTGGTGGCTGGGCAAGTAAGGGAGTTGAtgctggaatatacgcaagagaACTTATGAGAAATTCACTTATTGCTATAGATATTAATGAACCAAAGGGTACTGCAGTGAACCCTAAAAGAATTCTTCAAGCAGCTTACAAAAATACAAATTCTGAAGGATCGTCAACAGCATGTattataagtttggacagtgagAAAAATACGTTATGTGCTGCTAACGTTGGTGACAGTGGATTTTTTCTGATTAGAAACGGAAGAGTTATATACAAATCGCCAATACAACAACGGAGGTTTAATTGTCCGTATCAATTAGGAAATGCTAAAGATAATCCTAGAGTTGCTCAAGAGATGGAAATAATCGTCGAAAAAGACGATGTTTTAGTTGTTGGAACAGATGGATTGCTTGATAATATGAATGAAAGTGAGATTGAGGAACTTGTACAAAGAGGGATTGATGTGAAGTTGAAGCCAAAGGAATTGGCTAGTCAAATTGGGAACGTTGCGTTGTATAATTCATTTGATAGATTTGCAGATACACCTTTTGGAAGAGCAGCTGAGAGGGAATGGCTAAGTCATAGAGGAGGAAAAGTTGATGATATTACTGTTATTGTTGCTTGTATTCAAtga